The sequence TAACGTTTGCTGCAATTACTGTGGCATTAATAAGCGGTGCTGTTATTGAAAGAATGAAGTTTCAAGCTTGGTTAATATTTGCTATTTTATGGGCAACTTTTGTATACTCTCCTATAGCTCACTGGGTATGGGGTGGAGGATTTTTATCAAAATTAGGAGCTTTAGACTTTGCCGGTGGAACTGTTGTTCATATAAACGCAGGGGTTGCTGGGCTTGTTCTTGCAATACTACTGGGTAAAAGAAATGATTATGGCAAAAAAGCTATCTTGCCATCTTCAATCGTGCTAACAGTTGCCGGTGCAGCTTTATTATGGTTTGGATGGTTTGGTTTTAATGCAGGTAGTGAACTTGGAGCAGATGGAATTGCAGCTTCAGCTCTTTTAGTAACAAACACAGCAGCAGCTCTTGGAGCAATTACATGGATGTTAGTTGAGTGGATGGTAACTAAAAAACCAACTTTACTTGGTGCAGCTTCTGGAGTAGTATCAGGTCTTGTAGCAATTACACCTGCAGCAGGTTTTGTAGATATAATAGGCAGCATAGTAATAGGTTTAGTATCTGGTGTAATCGGTTTTATTGGCGTTTACTGGTTAAAATCTAAGTTAAAATACGATGATTCCTTAGATGCTTTTGGAGTGCATGGATTAAATGGTATATGGGGTGCGATTGCAACGGGTATTTTTGCAAATCCAAACGTAAACTCTGTCGGAAAAGGTCTACTGTATGGTAATCCGGGACAGGTAATAGTCCAATTTGAAGCAGTTTTAGCTACCATAGTCTATACAGCTATCATGACAGCTATTTTATACTTCATCACATCTATTTTAACCGGTGGAGCAAGGGTTGACGAAGAAATAGAAGTTGTTGGACTTGATGAATCAGTTCATGGAGAAAGAGGCTTTGAAATCTAATAAAAATTTTAATTTAAAGGAGGTATTTGTCATGAAAAAATTAGCAGTACTATCAGGAGCAATCTTCAGCGTTGCAGTTGCAAATGCTGGACAGATCACTGTAGCAAACAGTGATATTAAAATTGATGGAGCATTGACAACAGGCTATTTTACATCAAACAACACTGGTCCAAGCAATAGCAATCATGACAGCTTTAAAGTGTCTAACTTTATTCTTGGGCTTAGCTCTGATGCAAAGGATGGAGGAATTGGCTTTAATGTAGGATTTGGAACAGTATTACTTCCAACAGTTTATGACGGTGGATTGGTTGATAATAAAGCTATCATAAACAAAAGCTTTGGACCTATCTATGCAGTATTAAGCTATAAACCAATTAGCAGTCTAACACTTGATGCAGGACTACTTACAACAAACATTGGATACGAACTTGCAACGTCATTTACAAATCCAAACATCACATACGGAGCTGTATGGTCTGCACAGCCATTTATTTATCCTGGTGCAAGAATCACTTATGCAGTAGGAGATATTAAATTCTACGCAGAAGCAAGCAAAGATAAAGGATATTCAGATGGAAACACTTCACTTCCAACTTCTGGAGCTTATGCGGTAGGTTCTCTCGGTACGCTTTATGGTGTTAATTATGCAATATCTTATTATGATTACACAGCATACAAAAACTTGGTAGATATTGTCCTTTCAAAATCTATTAATGATAATTTAGACGTAGGAATTAACTTTGACTATCAATGGTTAGATAGTACAGCAAAAGTTTCTGGAAATGATAGTAAAGGCTACGGTGTAGCTGGCTATGTTGTTCCAAAATTTGGTAATTTATCTTTACCTGTTAGAATTGAATATGTGAATGATGGTTCTAAGGGAAAAGAAAGTGGTATTTATAATAGTGTATCTAAAGCCTGGACTATTGCAGCAACTCCAACATTTAGACCAACAAAAAACACATACATTAGAGCTGAAGTTTCTTATGTAAACTCAGATGAGAAAATATTTAAAGATAGCTCTGGAAATTCAAAAGATACAAAAGTATCTGCTGCTGAGTTAGGATTTTTGTTCTAACAAGTTTTCAGGTTAAACCTCCAACACCTTACCTCCAAGGTTTAAGCCTTGGGGGATTTTTATATTTGATGTTAAGTGCTTATATAGGGTGTTCTAAAATTTTTGTAAATTTACCTTTTTGTCATCCTGAGGATGTAAGTCCGAAGGATCTTATTTTTTAATATTTTTTTAATATTTTTTGAAAAGAAAAAAACAGGAGATTCTTCGCTTCGCTCAGAATGACGATGTGAATTTTTGGAACACTTTCGTTAAGTGCTTGTATAGAGAGTATTTTAAAAATTTCTGTTAGTTGTATGATGTATATAATATAAATTTAGCTTGTCTTTGTTGAGTTATCCTAAAGCCGAAGGCTAAAATGTTTCCTCTTAAAAGGAGAGAAAATGAGTGAATAAGTTAGAAGTAAAATGGAGAAAATTCTTCGCCGGAAGCAGAATGACAAATAATGTTATCTTTCCTTTAATGTTTATCAATCAAATTTTTTTGTCATCCAGCAGCGCAGTGAAGGATCTCATTTTTTGATTTTTTGATTTGAAAAGAAAAGTAAGAGATTATTCGCTTCGCTCAGAATGATAACATTGACTCGTTCCGTGTCATCCTGATGACGTAGTCCGAAGGATCTTCTTTTTAATTCTGTAAAAATCACTACTAATTTCTCACCCCCAAGTATATAACTTTTAAAAAATATTTATTTATCAAAATCTTACGTTATTTTTTAAAATTTCTTAACATTTATTTCATGACAAATTGTTGCATAAAAAATATGCAATCAAACATTGTTATATTAAAAAATATTTTAAATTCAATATCTTTTTAATCTGAAATAAATTATCTTATTGCATTTAATAAAACAGTGTTTGAAAATTAAGGAAAAATTTGACATACAATTTATTTTCAGTAAAATACTGTTTGATTTTAATAAATATAACTCTGTTATAGGAGGTTTAAAAAATGGAAAAGGCAGATTTACTTTTGAAGGTTGATGAAAAATACTATCCTCCAAAGGAGATAGTAGAAAATGCCTGGGTTAAAGATTATGAATCTCTTTACAAGAAGTCTATTGAGAATAGAGAGGCTTTCTATGAAGAGATTGCTAACGAATTAGAATGGTTTCAAAAGTGGGACAAAGTTTTAGAATGGAACTATCCTTATGCAAAATGGTTTATAAATGCTAAAACAAACATCACTTATAACTGTATAGACAGACATGTAAAAAATGGCAAAAGAAATAAGGTGGCTTTTATCTCGGTAGATGAGGAAGGAAATGAGAGAAAGGTGACTTACGGTGAGCTTTTAGATTTAGTTAGCAGGCTTGCAAATGGTTTAAAATCTCTTGGAATTAAAAAGGGTGATAGGGTTTCTATCTACATGCCTAACACTGTTGAAGCTGCAATAGCAATGCTTGCTTGTGCAAGAATCGGGGCTATACATAGCGTAGTTTTTGCAGGATTTAGCGAAGGAGCTTTAAAAATCAGAATAGATGATGCTAAGGCTAAGGCTGTAATTACTGCAACTTATACAAAAAGAAGAGGTAAAAAAATACCATTATTCCCAACAGTAAAAGAAGCAATTAGAGATTTAGATTTTGTAGAAAAAATAATACTTTGGGATAGAGATAACGAGCTTTCTGACGAGTACGAAGAGTATAACGTAGTAGATTTTTACAAGCTTATCAAAAATTCATCTAAAGATTGTCCGCCGGAGATTCAAGACGCAGAAGACCCATTATTCATACTTTATACATCAGGAACAACAGGAAAGCCAAAAGGCGTTCTTCATACTACCGGCGGATACATGGTTAATACGTACATGACTTCAAAATATGTTTTTGACTTAAAAGAGAATGATATTTATTGGTGTACAGCAGACGTAGGTTGGATTACTGGTCATAGTTATATTGTTTATGGACCTTTGGCTAACGGTGTTACTTCAATCATGATGGAAGGTGTGCCAGTATATCCACATCCGGGTATTTGGTGGGAGTATGTAGAAAAGTACGGCGTTAACGTGTTCTACACAGCACCAACTGCCATAAGAATGTTAATGAGATTTGGAGATGAAATACCGGCTAAGTATGATTTATCAACATTAAAGGTTTTAGGTTCTGTTGGTGAGCCAATCAACCCAGAGGCATGGCTATGGTACTACAAAAATATAGGAAGAGGAAAAGCAGTAATCGTTGATACATGGTGGCAAACTGAAACAGGAGCTCATATGATTACAACAGTCCCAAGCTATCCTGCAAAACCGGGTAAAGCTGGTAAACCAATGTTTGGAATTGAAGTTGCAGTAGTAGATAAACAAGGAAATCCAATGCCACCAAACCAAGTTGGTCATTTGGTAATCAAAAACCCATGGCCTTCTATGCTTAGAACTTGCTGGGGAGAGCCAGAAAGATATGAAAAATACTGGAATGAAATCCCTGGCTACTATTCAGCCGGAGACTTAGCCGCAATAGACGAGGAAGGTTATGTGATGGTTGTTGGTAGAGCTGATGATGTTTTAAGCGTAGCAGGACACAGAATCGGTACTGCAGAAGTTGAATCAGCTATTGTAGAAAACAATGCAGTAGCAGAAGCAGCAGTAATTGGAAAGCCTAACGAAATCAAAGGTGAATCTATTAAAGCGTTTGTAATCTTAAAAGAAGGATATGAGCCTTCAGAAGAGTTAAAAGAAAGAATCAAGGATACTGTAAGAGATGTTCTTGGACCAATAGCTGTTCCGGACGAGATTGAGTTTGTTGATAAATTGCCAAAAACAAGAAGCGGAAAAATAATGAGAAGATTGTTAAAAGCAAGAGAACTTGGCTTAGAAATTGGCGATACTTCAACATTAGAAGAATAAGATTTTTCATACGCCCTCCTTCTTTTGAAAGGAGGGTTTTTTATTGATTTTTAAAGCAAAATATAACAATGTTATAAAGATGATAATAAAACAATGTTTTAAATAAATTTTATACCTTTGAGTGAGAAATTAGCGGTTTTTATAGAATTTAAAAATGAGATCCTTCGGACTTACGTCCTCAGGATGACAAGGTAAGAGTAGGGGCGATTCATGAATTACCCTTCCGAAAGTAAAATTGTCATTCTGAGCGAAGCGAAGAATCTCATGTTTTTATTAAATTTCTCATCCGATGTATTAAAACAATGTTTTAAATAAAATTTATAAAAGGAGGTTAACATGAAAAAAACACTTTTAGTAGCAGCGTTGTTATCAGCTACAGTAAGCCAATCTATGGCAGCTAATGACCTTGAATCTGCATTCAAAGAATCAAAGGTCATGGGGCAGTTTAGAGCTTTCTACATTGACAGAGATTATGATGTTGCAAACAGTAAAGGTGATAGGTCAGCCTTTGCAATTGGTGGAAAGTTTGGCTTTGAGACTGCAGCAGTAAATGGCTTAAAATTTGGAATCATGGCTTACACTACAAACGGAATCAACGCAAATCGTGAAAGTTGGCGAAATAATCCACCGTATAACGGAAACCCTCATATGGACCCTTCTTTATTTGGGAAAGATAGAAAAAGCGTCACTTATATCGGTCAGTTGTATTTAGATTACAAATATCAAAACACGGCTGTTAAGATTGGAAGACAAGAGATTAACACTCCAATGGCTGGCATGGACGATGCAAGAATGCTTCCAAACCTTTTTGAAGGTGCATTAATCACAAATAAAGATATACCAAAAACAACCATTATAGCAGGACACTTTTGGAATATGGCATACGGAACATTTGCAAACGCTTACTCTGCTTGCTCTTATTTGGGTTTACAATCAGGTTATGGTTGTGGTGGATATACTGCATTAAATCAGGGCTTAGCTAAATATGACACAGGAAATTTCTTAAACATGGGTAAACAAGCTATTGGAAAAGCAAACGCTGGTGTTTCTGTGATTGCTGCAATCTATGAAGGACTACCAAACTTAAAGCTTCAAGCTTGGGATTACTACGCATGGGATATGCTTAACATTTTATACTTACAAGGTGATTATACGTTAAAACTATCTGATGTAAAAACTACATTGTCAGCTCAGTATATTAACGAAACAAACGTTGGAAACAACATTAAAAATGTATTTGGAAAAGAAGTAGGGGCAAATTTATTCGGTGCTAAGGTAAACTTTAATATTCCAATGCCTGTAGTTGAAAACTTTAATCTTTATGCTGCATACTCTCAAACCGGAAAAGATGAAGGAAAGCTTTTAAACGGTGGATTAATCACTCCATGGGGCGGAACACCGGGATTTGTACAAGGTACTGTTACAAGACTTAGTTATGTAGCTGATACATCTGCATGGAAAGTTGGAACATCTTTTGACATAATCAAAGGATTAAACTTACACCTTGCATACTCATATTTTAATGTAGGAAGTAAAGCTGTGTATTCCAACAGAACCCACGATGCTTCAGAAACAAACTGGGACTTAACATGGAAATGTAGATTAATTAAAAACCTTGAGTTAAAGGCAAGAGGAATTTACACATGGAACTTTGTACCGGGTCAAAACTTTACAGAATACAGACTTATTGCAAACTATAATTTCTAATAATTTAAAAAAGGGAGGTAAGGCTATGAACAAAGGATTGATTGAAAAAATCAAAAATGACCCAGATTTTCAAAAGCTTGTAAAGGAAAGAACAAGGATAATGATTATCCTAACATTGGTTGAGCTTGTAGTTTACTTTGGTTTTATATTGTTGGTTGCATTTAACAAAGAGTTTTTAGCTCAAAAACTTGGAGAAGGTGCAACAACTATCGGCATTCCAATAGGAATTGGTGTAATCGTAATCTCATTTCTTTTAACAGGAATCTATGTTTATATAGCTAACAAAGATTTTGATGAATTAACAGAAAAAATAAAGCAAAAGTATGCAAGGGAGGTGTAAGCTATGACTAAAAGGAGTTTGATGTTTTATCTATTAAGTGTGGCTGTTGTAGGATTTGCCTTTGCAGCCGGCGGATTAGAAGGACCGGTTCAAAAGCAAGCTGTAAACCCACTTGCAATAACGATGTTTATAATCTTTGTTGCTGCAACCCTTGGAATTACATACTGGGCTGCAAAAAGAACAAAAACAGCTAAGGATTTCTACACAGCAGGCGGTGGAATTACAGGATTTCAAAATGGTCTTGCAATAGCCGGTGATTACATGTCTGCTGCATCTTTCCTTGGAATTGCCGGACTTGTTTATACATCCGGATATGATGGATTGCTTTACTCTATTGGTTTCTTAGTTGGTTGGCCTATCGTTATGTTTTTGCTTTCTGAGCCGCTTAGAAATCTTGGAAAGTATACCTTTGCAGACGTAACATCTTTTAGACTTGAACAAAGAAGAATAAGAATTCTTGCTGCAATTGGTTCTCTGTCTGTTGTAACATTCTATCTTATTGCTCAAATGGTTGGTGCTGGTAAGCTTATACAGTTGTTATTTGGTTTACCTTACTCAACGGCTGTTATAGTTGTTGGTTCATTGATGATAATCTACGTTGCGTTTGGTGGAATGCTTGCAACAACTTGGATTCAGATTATAAAAGCTATTTTACTCCTTGGTGGCGCTTCATTTATGGCGTTTATGGTGTTGGTCCATTTTGGATTTAGTTTTGAAAATCTCTTCCAAACAGCAGTGTCGGTTCACTCAAAAGGTGAAAAGATAATGGCTCCGGGTGGTCTTGTTTCTGACCCATTAAACGCTATCTCTCTTGGACTTGCTTTAATGTTTGGAACAGCTGGATTGCCACACATCTTAATGAGATTCTTTACAGTTCCTAACGCGAAAGAGGCAAGAAAATCAGTATTCTTTGCAACAGGCTTTATTGGATACTTCTACATCTTAACGTTCATCATTGGATTTGGTGCTATTGCTTTATTCGTTCAACATCCAGAATACTTCCAAAATGCTAAACAAATCGTTATTGATGGAATTACTAAAATAGTTGATGCTAACGATCCTGCTAAAAACTTAATCGGTGATAAAAAGGCTCTTGTTGGCGGAGAAAATATGACAGCTATTCACTTAGCCGAAGCTGTTGGTGGACCTGCGTTTATGGGATTTATCTCTGCGGTTGCTTTTGCTACAATCCTTGCAGTAGTATCCGGTTTAACACTTGCAGGAGCTTCTACTGTATCCCACGACCTTTATGCTAACGTTTTTGCAAAAGAAAAAGATGAACAAAAAGAAGTTAAAGTTTCCAAAATAGCTACAATTATCATTGGTATCTTTGCAATCATCCTTGGAATTGTTTTTGAAAAACAAAACGTTGCGTTTATGGTTGGTTTAGCTTTTGCAATTGCCGCATCTGTTAACTTCCCAATTCTTATCTTATCTATTTATTGGAGAAATTTAACAACAACAGGTGCATTCTGGGGCGGACTTGCAGGCTTAGTTGTAGCTCTTGTCTTAATCGTTATCTCTCCAACAGTTTGGGTTGACGTACTTAAAAATCCAGAGCCAATCATAAAACTCAAAAACCCGGCTATCTTCTCAATGCTAACTACTTTTGTATTAACAATACTTATCTCTAAACTTGATAACAGCCAAAGAGCAAAAGAAGACAGAGAAGGATTTGAGCCGCAATATATTAGAACCCAAACAGGTATAGGTGCAGAAGGTGCTATACATCATTAATTAATTTTTATGGTGGGCTTATCTGCCCACCTCTTACATAAAGGAGTAAAATAATGAGCATCGTTGATATAGAGCTTTATCTAAAACAAATCTATCCATTTGAGCTTTTAACCAATCAAGAACTGTCAGAGATTGTAAATAACTTAGTCATTGAATATTACAATAAAGGTCAAAAAATAGAAGATGTTGATAATTATCTTTATGTTGTTTTAAAAGGCGTAGTCGTTGAAAAAGATAGTCTTGGCAATGAGGTAGGTTACTTTGGTCAAGGAAGTTTTTTTGATATCAGCAGAGTGATTAACGGGTCTGAAAACATTTTCGAAGCCTTTGAAGAGAGTATTTTATACAAAATAGATAAAAAGATAATCCTAAAACTTATTAATGAAAATGAAAGATTTGGAGAGTACTTTAAAAAATCTACAAAAGAAAAGCTTTCTTCAATAGCTTCAGAAAATCCGTACTTCTTTTTGAAAGTAAAAGAGGTAGAACTCCAACAGCCGGTTATAGTATCAAAAGATACAACCATCTATGACGCAGTCAAAGAAATGACAGAAAAAGGAGCCTATTCGGTCATAGTTGATTTTGGAAATGGTGAGTATGGAATCATTACAGACTCAGATATAAGAAAAAAAGTTATACTTCAAAATATAAGCACTTTTGAAAACGTTGAAAAAATAGCTACAAAAGGACTCATTACAATAAATGCAGATTCATTTTTATTTGATGCAATATTTTTGATGATTAAGCATAATATTAAAAGAGTTGTTGTCGAAGAAAACGGCAAGATCATAGGCATTTTAAACGAAATTGACTTACTGTCTTTATACTCTAACCAGCCACAGTTTTTAGCTTTGAGAGTTGAAAGAGCAAAATCAATCAAAGATTTGAAAATCCTTTCAGATTCCATTGCAAGAACTGTAAAGATTCTTCACAAAGAAGGAATAAGAACAAGACACATTATGAAAATCGTTTCGGAGATAAACACAAGGATATTTAAAAAGGCATTTTTACTTACAGCACCGGCAGAGCTTTTAAACCATTCAAGCCTCATTGTTATGGGAAGCGAAGGAAGAAAAGAGCAGATTTTAAAGACAGACCAAGACAACGGTTTAATCCTTGAAGATGGCTATCAAAATCCAAATTTAGAAGCTATTTCACAAAACTTTATAGAAGCACTAAAAGAGCTTGGCTATCCAGAGTGTAAAGGAAATGTAATGATTACAAATCCATATTGGAGAAAATCTATAAGTGAGTTTAAAAACTCTGTTATTGATTATGCAAATCATATCACACCGGAAAATATGCTAAACTTGGCCATTCTTATAGATGCTAAATATATCATCGGAAGAGAAGACCTTTGCAATGAGCTTATAGACTTTATGTTTTCAAAAATTTCAGACAATAAAACGTTTTTATCATATTTTGCACTTCCTACCATTCAGTTTAAAACACCACTGACATTTTTTGGCACTTTTGAAACAGAAAAGGGTGAACATAAAGGAGAATTAGACATAAAAAAAGGTGGTATCTTCCCAATCGTTCATGGCATAAGGTCGTTAGCAGTTGAAAACAAAATAAGAGAGACTAATACATTTGAAAGAATAAAAAGACTGTCAGAAGTAGGTATTTTTAACAGAGAGTTTGCATCAGAGCTTATAGAAGCATTAGAATTTTTCCTTACTTTAAGACTTAGAGAGAGACTGAGAAAGATGGAGATGGGCAAACAACCAGATGATTATATCAACATTAACTTACTTTCAAACTTTGAGAAAGACCTTCTAAAAGACGCCTTTAAAATCGTAAATAAATTTAAAGATTTAATCATCAATCATTTTAAACTAAACTATATATCGTGAATAGCATATTAGAAAGATTAAGCTTTTATTATAAGAAAAAACGATTAAAAAATCCAAAATACAGCTTTCTGTTTGAAGAACCACCGGAAAATGAGTATGTAGCTTTTGATACAGAAACTACAGGTTTAAATCCAAAAGTTGATGATATTTTGTCAATCGCAGCAGTAAAGATAAAGGATAATAAAATACTTTTAAATGAAAGGTTTAACGTAATTGTTAAACCAGATAGAGAAATTAACGAAGACGCTATAAAAATTCACGGACTTAGAAAAAAAGACCTTGAATCCGGTATACCAATAGAAGAAGCAGTTGATAGATTTGTACATTTTATAGTAAGCAGACCACTTGTAGGTTATTACTTAGAGTTTGACGTTGCAATGATAAACAAATATTTTAAAAAACTCTCCGGAACAACATTGCCAAACAAACAGATAGAAGTATCGGCACTTTATTATGATTACAAAATCGGATTAATTCCACAGGGATTTGTTGATTTAAGATTTGATTCTATCCTCAAAGATTTAGACATACCTACCTTTGGAAAACATGATGCTTTAAATGATGCCATCATGACAGCACTGATTTTTTTAAAGTTAAAAAATAAATAAGTAGGGTTGTCTAATGAAAGAAGTTAAACTTCCTTTTTTAGAACATATAGGGGCTGTTATTGAAGATTTAGACCAAGAAAAAGCAGTATTAAGCATAGATATTAAAGATTATCACTTACAACATCTTGGATACGTTCATGGTGGAGTTATATCCAGTTTAGCAGATAACACAGGATGGTATGCAGTAATTTCAAATTTACCGGAGAATAAAACTTCTGTAACAATTGAGATAAAAATTAACTATCTAAAACCGGCAAAGGAAGGAAAATTAAAAGCGATAGGAAGAGTCTTAAAATTAGGTAAAAGTGTAGCCTTTGCAACGGTGCAGCTGTATTCAAACGATGACCTTGTAGCATATGCAACAGGAACCTATGCTATATTAACGATGCAGCAAGTTGAAAAACTTTGACTTAGCCAAGTTGACATAAAATAATCTGATGTTATTGTTCTAAATCTGCACGTAGAATCCTAGATTTTTTGAATTTTTTGCCCAACCTTTGAGTTATTACAAGAGGTTACGAAATAAAGCACCGCCTAAAGCGGTGCAGGATATATCAGTTAAAAATTAACCGCAAGAGAATGAGTTTCCGCAACCACAAGAGCCTACTGCATTTGGATTTTTAATTGTAAATCCACCACCCATAAAGTCCATAACGTAATCTAAAACTGCTCCGTTAATATAAGGAGCTGAGAATTCATCGATAGCGATTTTTACGCCATTTTCAGTTTCAACTACTTTGTCATTTTCTGCAATTTCATCATCAAATCCCATAGCGTACTGGAATCCAGAACATCCGCCAGGAACTACCCTAACCCTTAAAATTGGGTTTTCAATTTGATTTTCGTCTGCTATTCTTTTTATTTCTCTAGCAGCCGCTTCTGTTACAATAAAATTTACTGTTTGTACTGACATATTCGATTCCTCCTAAATAAATTTTTCTCTATCTAAAATATTACATAATATTTTTTATTGTTATGATACATATCAGAAGGAGTTGTATTCTGAAGCTGCTTATAAACATCATATCGTCATTTCTGTATAAATCATACCAGTTTGGGAAAAATCCGATTCGTTCGAATTCATAATATCACAAAAGTATTGTAAAGGTGATTTTTTGTTTAAACTATGATGAGGTCTTTCTGTGTTATACCATAACATATATTACAGCATCTTTTTTTTGATACATAACGATTTTTTAAAGAACAGAATTGTTATTTATATATGGTAGATTTTGATACACCAAAAGCTTCAACTGCAAGTTTTACTACAGTGTTTTAAAGCAAATTCTACAACTTGTAATCTAAAGATTATTTCTGGATGTTTTTGCATAACATCATCTAATTCTTTTACTTGTTTTAAAAGCTTTCTTTCAAGTGTATTAATTCTCTGAATGTAGGTAGATGTTCCTACTTTCTTTCTCATCTTTATCCTCCGATTTTCATGATTTTAAATTCTTATATAATATTTTCCCATGTTTCTTTTAGCTTGTACACGCTTCACTTAGAATGACACCGTAGAGGGACAAAGGCAGGGATTCTTTGCCCGGCTTTAAAATGGTGATCAAAATATCATTTAATTTATAGACTTAGTTAAAGTTTTAAAGTGATCTTAGTACTCTGCAATTTATCCCCACCTTCATATAGAAGCGGGGATTCTTGCAGGGTTGTGTTAAATTATTTTATTTTTTCTGGAGATTTTTCATAGTTTGAATCAAAGAATTTCAAAAATTCATCTGTTTTATCTAACTCTGGCTTTCCATAGAGTACAGCTTGTTTGTCTAAGATTAATGAATAATTTTTAGCCTTTGCAAAAGCATCTAAATTCTTTTGA comes from Sulfurihydrogenibium sp. and encodes:
- a CDS encoding putative nucleotidyltransferase substrate binding domain-containing protein, giving the protein MSIVDIELYLKQIYPFELLTNQELSEIVNNLVIEYYNKGQKIEDVDNYLYVVLKGVVVEKDSLGNEVGYFGQGSFFDISRVINGSENIFEAFEESILYKIDKKIILKLINENERFGEYFKKSTKEKLSSIASENPYFFLKVKEVELQQPVIVSKDTTIYDAVKEMTEKGAYSVIVDFGNGEYGIITDSDIRKKVILQNISTFENVEKIATKGLITINADSFLFDAIFLMIKHNIKRVVVEENGKIIGILNEIDLLSLYSNQPQFLALRVERAKSIKDLKILSDSIARTVKILHKEGIRTRHIMKIVSEINTRIFKKAFLLTAPAELLNHSSLIVMGSEGRKEQILKTDQDNGLILEDGYQNPNLEAISQNFIEALKELGYPECKGNVMITNPYWRKSISEFKNSVIDYANHITPENMLNLAILIDAKYIIGREDLCNELIDFMFSKISDNKTFLSYFALPTIQFKTPLTFFGTFETEKGEHKGELDIKKGGIFPIVHGIRSLAVENKIRETNTFERIKRLSEVGIFNREFASELIEALEFFLTLRLRERLRKMEMGKQPDDYININLLSNFEKDLLKDAFKIVNKFKDLIINHFKLNYIS
- a CDS encoding 3'-5' exonuclease, which codes for MNSILERLSFYYKKKRLKNPKYSFLFEEPPENEYVAFDTETTGLNPKVDDILSIAAVKIKDNKILLNERFNVIVKPDREINEDAIKIHGLRKKDLESGIPIEEAVDRFVHFIVSRPLVGYYLEFDVAMINKYFKKLSGTTLPNKQIEVSALYYDYKIGLIPQGFVDLRFDSILKDLDIPTFGKHDALNDAIMTALIFLKLKNK
- a CDS encoding PaaI family thioesterase; this translates as MKEVKLPFLEHIGAVIEDLDQEKAVLSIDIKDYHLQHLGYVHGGVISSLADNTGWYAVISNLPENKTSVTIEIKINYLKPAKEGKLKAIGRVLKLGKSVAFATVQLYSNDDLVAYATGTYAILTMQQVEKL
- a CDS encoding iron-sulfur cluster assembly accessory protein is translated as MSVQTVNFIVTEAAAREIKRIADENQIENPILRVRVVPGGCSGFQYAMGFDDEIAENDKVVETENGVKIAIDEFSAPYINGAVLDYVMDFMGGGFTIKNPNAVGSCGCGNSFSCG